GGGAAACGGCCCTTGCCAGCCAACCGCCCCCAGGAACCGCATTGGCACAGGCCCTCCGCTGGCGTCGCCGTGGACGCGTACTGGTTGCGGACAGCATGACGCCGGACCCCACCCGCGATTCAGGCTCGCTGCGGCTCTGCGCCATACTCAAGTTGTTGGCCGCCCAAGGCTGGAGCACCAGCTTCCTGCCCGATGACGGCAGCGCCAGCGAAAGCGAAATCCGCATGCTGGGAACACTTGGCACGGAAGTGCTGTGCCGCCCCTGGGTCTCCAACCTGCCGACGTGGCTGCGCGAACATGGCCCCGAACTGAACGCGGTGATCCTGTGCCGGCATACCGTCGCAGGGCAATATGCTGCTCTCGTACGCAAATACGCCCCGCAGGCCCGCCTGGTGTTCGACACTGTGGACCTGCACTTCCTGCGCGAACAACGCGCGGCAGAACTGAGTGGCAACTCCTCGCTGGCGCGACAGGCGCAGGCATCACGCAAGAGTGAACTGGCCCTCATCAGAGAGGCTGACATAACCTTTGTGGTGAGCCCGCACGAGCAGGCCCTGCTGGCGCTGGAACTGCCAGCGGCCCGCGTGGAACTGCTGTCCAACATCCACGACGTATACGGCTGCCGCCGCCCGTACACCGAGCGGCGCGACCTGGTTTTCATCGGCGGCGTTGGCCACCCGCCCAACGCCGACGCCGTGCGCTGGATTGCCAGCGAAATCCTGCCCGTGCTGCGTAGCCGCATACCCGACATACGCATCCACGTCCTGGGCGACATAACCGAGGAAGCGAAGCGCGAACTGGCCGTTCCGGGTCTGGAGTTGCACGGCCGTGTCCCCGACCTGACGCCATGGCTTGACGGCGCACTCGCCTCGCTCGCCCCTCTTCGTTTTGGCGCCGGGGTGAAGGGCAAGATCAACATGGCAATGGGCCATGGCCTGCCGGTGATTGCAACGAGAATTGCAATTGAAGGCATGCAGTTGGAACCCGGTGTCGACGTGCTCGTGGCGGAAGATCCGGCCGATTTTGCCGTCGAAGCCTCGCGCCTAGCGTCTGACGAGGGTTTGTGGACGGTTTTGTCACGCAACGGCCTTCGCAACGTGGATGAGCACTTCTCGCCCCGTGTTGCTGCGGCCACCCTTCACCGCGTACTGGATTGACCCGCTCCGCCGCAACGGGGACCATGCCTGGGCCACCGGGATAACGTGTATGCCGCTCTTCGATCTCGCCAAACGCCAAGTCTTCCAGCTGCTGCGCGCGGGCTTCCGCCTGATGCCCATGCCGGTGGCGACACGTGATCGCTGGAGGCAGCGTTTCCTGGATCGCTACGCGGGCATGGTGCCCACGGGACCACGCGGACGTGCGCCTGTCGGAAGCTCACGCCGCCCGCTGCAGCGTGCAGTGGAGCACGCCATCGGTCATGTGCCGCGTCGCAAGGAGCCACTGCCATCACCGCTTCCGGCGACGTTGGTTGCCTTCTATCTGCCGCAGTTCCACGCGATTCCAGAGAACGATACATGGTGGGGCGCGGGCTTTACTGAGTGGCGCAATGTGACCCGTGCGCTCCCGCAGTACGAGGGCCATGCACAACCTCGGCTACCCAGTGAGTTGGGTTTTTACGACCTGCGCCAGCAGGACGTAATGCGCAAGCAGATGCAACTCGCACGCGAGTATGGCATCGGAGCTTTCTGCACCTACTTCTACTGGTTTGCCGGCACGACACTGCTGGAGGCGCCTCTGCGCCAATGGCTTGCCAGTGCTGATCTCGACCTGCCCATCTGCCTGTGCTGGGCGAACGAAAACTGGTCGCGACGCTGGGATGGACGCGCGGAAGACGTCTTGATTGGCCAGCAACACAGTGCGGAGGACGACCTAGCCTTCATTGCACATGTCGCCGCCTACCTGAAGGATCCGCGCTACCTTCGGGTCGAAGGCAAGCCGATGCTGCTGGTGTATCGCCCCGGCCTGCTGCCGTCGCCCGAGGAAACAGCCGTGCGCTGGCGCGCGTGGTGCCGGGACAACGGCATAGGTGAGATCCACCTTGCCTATGTGCAGAGTTTCGATCGCGTCGACCCGGCCAGCATCGGCTTCGACGCAGCGGTGGAATTCCCGCCGAACAACACCTCGTTGAATCCAATCACCAGCGAACAACAGCTGATCAATCCGGACTTCGCTGGCGACGTGCTCGACTGGCGCGAACTCGTGCGTAACGCCACGGGCGCCGCCAAGCCCAGCTATGTGCTATATCCGAGCGTCAATCCGGGCTGGGACAACGAACCGCGTCGGAGCGGCCGCGGCCGCGTGCTGGCCCATGCATCGCCACGCGCCTATCGGGACTGGCTGCGTCATGCGGTGTCCGTGGCCCAGGCACGCTCGCCGCGCACGCCGATGGTCTTCATCAACGCGTGGAACGAGTGGGCCGAAGGCGCCGTGCTGGAGCCCGATGTACGTCTCGGGTACGCCTGGCTGGATGCCACCCGTGCCGCACTGCTGCCGTCGCGTGAAGGCACGGACAAGCGCCCCTGCGCCGTCGTGCACGCGTGGTACGCCGAAGTGCTCGATGACGTGATCCCGAGCTTGAATGCCAGTGCGCTCAACTGGCGGCTCGTCATCACAACGGCACCTGAACGCGAGCGCGACATCCGGACTCGGCTGAAGGCCCTCGGGGTCGATGCGGAAATCCATGTCTTCGAGAACCGTGGACGCGATATATTGCCCTTCCTCCACGTCGCCGACCGATTGCTCAACGAAGGCGTCGACGTCGTCCTCAAGCTGCACACGAAGCAGTCGGTGCATCGAGAGGACGGCTCGCAGTGGCGTGACGAATTGCTACACAGTCTGACCGCCGCTAACCGCGCCTCGCGCATCGTGGAAGCCTTCGCCAGGAATCCACAGCTGGGGCTGGTTACGCCAGAGGGCCATTCGCAGCCGTTGGAGCATTTCTGGGGCGCCAACGAGACGAACGTCCGTGCACTCTGCGTCAGGCTTGGCCTTTCCCAGCCCGCGCCCGGCAGCGAGTTCGTCGCCGGAAGCATGTTCTGGGTCCGCCTTGCTGCGCTTCGCCCGCTGCTCGACGCTCATATGGCGCCTTGGGAGTTCGAGCACGAAGCAGGCCAGATCGATGGGACGACGGCTCACGCTGTGGAACGCCTCTTCTCTCTGGCAACATTGTCCGCTGGCTTCGCCACATCGGATGCCGCCCGCCTGTGCGGCCTGGCTCCGGGCGCGCCCCATAGGCCTTATCCGTATGCCCGAAGGACGCGTTAAGCGCCTGTTTTCTTTGACTTTATTGGCGTATTCATACAAATGTTTGAAGCCGAGTAGAATGTCTTTTTTTCTGCCCGCGCGGCGGCTTATTAGTTAAGGACCCACCGATGAAGATTATTGTTGGCTACAAGCGCGTCGTGGACTACAACGTCCGCATCCAGGTGAAACCCGATGGCACCGGCGTCGTGACCGATGGTGTGAAGCTTTCCGCCAACCCGTTCGACGACATCGCACTGGAAGAAGCCCTGCGCCTGCGCGAAAAGGGTGTGGCCGAAGAAGTCGTAGTGGTCGGCATCGGCCCAGCGGACCTCACTGCACACTTGCGCAACGGACTCGCCATGGGTGCCAACCGCGCCATCCATGTAGTGACTACTGACGCCGTGCAGCCGCTTACCGCCGCCCGCATCTTCCAGAAGCTGATCGAAAAGGAGCAACCGGGCCTGGTCATCCTCGGCAAGCAGGCTATCGACGATGACGCCAACCAGACCGGCCAAATGCTGGCCGCTCTCTGGGACCGTCCGCAGGCCACCTTCGCCAGCAAGGTCGAGATCACCGATGGCAAGGCCACGGTCACCCGTGAAGTCGACGCCGGCCTGGAAGTTATCGAGGCGGAACTGCCGGCCGTGATCACCACCGACCTGCGCCTCAACGAGCCGCGCTTCATCAAGCTGCCGGACATCATGAAGGCCAAGTCCAAGCCGATCGACACCATCGAGTTCGGCTCGCTCGGGGTGGAAGCCAACGACCATCTCAAGACCACGCACTACGCCGCGCCGGCCAAGCGCAGCAAGGGCGTGATGGTGAAGGATGCGGCCGAACTGGTCGCGGCGCTGAAGCAGAAGGGTCTGCTTTAAGCAGCCTCAAGGAGATAACGACATGTCCAAGATCCTCGTCATCGCCGAACACCTGGACGGCAAGCTCAATTCTTCTACCGCACGCGCCGTAAGCGCCGCCGCGGCGATCAAGCCTGAAGCCATCGACGTGCTGGTGCTGGCCGACAACGTCAGTGCCATTGCCGCCGATGCGGCAATGATCGAAAGCGTGAGCCGCGTGCTCACCATCGCCCGCGCCGAGAACGCGCACCCACTGGCCGCCGTGCTGGCACCGCAGATCGCCAAGGCCGCCGCCGGTTACAGCCACGTCTTCGCCCCGTCGACCACATTCGGCAAGGACGTGCTGCCGCGCGTCGCCGCTCTGCTTGGCGTCGCCCAGGTCAGCGACGTGATGAGCGTTGAAGGCGCCCACACCTTCAAGCGCCCGATCTACGCGGGCAACGCAATCATCACCGTCGAAGCCGATGCGAACAGCACCGTGGTAGCCACCATCCGCACGGCGTCCTGGGCTGCTGCCGCGAGCGGTGCGAACAGCGCGCCAGTGGAAGCCCTGAACATCGATGTCGCACTGCCCTCGCATTCCCGCTTCGTCGAACTGCAGTCGGGCAAGAGCGATCGCCCAGACCTGCAGAGCGCAAGCAAGGTCGTGTCGGGTGGCCGTGGCGTGGGCTCGAAGGAGAACTTCGAGATCATCTTCAAGTTCGCCGACAAGATCGGCGCAGCCGTAGGTGCCTCGCGCGCAGCCGTCGACGCTGGCTACGTGCCGAGCGACCTGCAGGTGGGTCAGACCGGCAAGATCATCGCCCCCGAGCTGTACATGGCGATCGGTATTTCCGGCGCGATCCAGCATCTCACAGGCATCAAGGACGCCGGCACCATCGTCGCCATCAACAAGGACGGCGAGGCGCCGATCTTCGAGATTGCCGACATCGGGCTGGTGGGCGATCTGTTCAAGATCATCCCGGAACTCGAACAAGCGCTTTGATGCCCGATGAGTGAAATCAGCCTCAAGAGCTTCAAAGCCTACGATATCCGCGGTCGCGTACCGGACGAGCTGAACGAAGACCTCGCCCGGCGCATCGGTAATGCCACGGCCCAATTGCTGGGCCCGGGCCCCATCGTGCTCGGCCGCGACGTGCGGCTGAGCAGTCCCGCGCTGCAGGACGCGCTGGCCGAGGGCATCACGGCCAGTGGACGCGATGTCATCGATATCGGGCTTTGCGGCACCGAAGAGGTTTATTTCCAGACGGCCCACCTACGCGCGGCTGGCGGCATCATGGTGACCGCCAGCCACAACCCGATTGACTACAACGGACTCAAGCTCGTGCGCGAGGGCTCCCGCCCCATCAGCGGTGACTCGGGCCTCTTCACCATTCGCAACAACGTCGCCGCTGGCCGGTGTGTCGAAACCATCACGCATGGGACCGTGCGAGTTGTCACTGACAAAAGTGCCTACATCGCCCACCTGTTGACCTACGTCGACGCAGCGTCGCTCAAACCGCTGAGGATCGTCACCAACCCAGGTAATGGTGGTGCTGGTCTCGTGATCGATGAACTGGCGTCGCATCTGCCCTTCGAGTTCTTGCGCATCCAGCATGAGCCGAACGGCCACTTCCCCCACGGCATTCCCAATCCGCTGTTGCCGGAGAATCGGCAGGCCACAGCCGACGCCGTCCGTGCTCATGGCGCGGACTTCGGCATCGCCTGGGACGGCGATTTCGATCGCTGCTTCTTCTTCGATGCCTCGGGTCGGTTCATCGAGGGCTACTACCTGGTCGGACTGCTGGCAACGGCGCTGCTGGCCAAGCACCCTGGCGAAAAGATCATCCACGACCCGCGATTGACGTGGAATACGATCGAGATGGTGACCACGGCAGGTGGCATCCCGGTCCAGAGCAAGACCGGCCACGCCTTCATCAAGGAGCGCATGCGCGCGGAGAACGCCGTCTATGGCGGCGAAATGAGCGCGCATCACTACTTCCGTGATTTCGCCTATTGCGACTCCGGCATGATTCCCTGGCTGCTCATCGCAGGCCTGATCTCCCGTACCGGCCAGCCGCTGGCATCCATGGTTGAGGACCGCATGCAGGCTTTCCCCTGCAGTGGCGAGATCAACTTCAAGGTGGGCGACGCCGAGACCGCGATCGAGCGCGTGCTGGCGCATTACGCCTCGCTTGCACCTGTCATGGACCGGACCGACGGCATCAGCGCCGACTTCGGCTCGTGGCGCTTTAACCTACGTAGCTCCAATACCGAGCCACTGTTGCGCCTCAACGTTGAAGCGCGTGCAGACGCGGGCCAGTTGGAGCGTCAGGTCGCGCAAATCACGGCCCTGCTTGGCGCAGCCTGAGCGCGCCAGCTAGCCCGATGTGATGCCAGAGCCAGTAACATGGCTTTGTCCCAGATCTCGTGCACCATGTGAAAGATATCCGTTCGAAGTCCGGCGATCTGCCGAACGCTCCATGTCTGGATCCGGCCCGACATGACATGGTCCCGAGCAGCACAAATTGCGACCGCCATTTCATGCGTCAACCGCAGCCTCGTCGACACTCAGAGCACGGACATGATCACCAAGGGTGCTGAGGCGTCGATCTTCGACATGGCCGATTTGGCCTGGTGCGGATGCGAACCTTGGGACAGTTGCGTCCACAGCCCTGCAATCCGGCATGAAAGAGTCGCCGGAGGTCACACAGTCACTGAAATTACATTGGAAATCGGCACAACTTATGCTTCCAGCGGGCTTCGGGCGCGACCAGCAAGTTCCAGCCCACGGATGGATGCCCATGAAGCTGGGTATTTCAGCAGCCTGCTAGACCCCTGAAACTCATGAAATTCGTCGACAATGAGCGGGGCCAGTGCTGCCATTCTGAAGACCCTGGCTTGCCGACTCTAATGTTGGTGTTGCAATGGCAAAGCCACCCAGAACGGCCTGTGTTTTAGCGCCAGCGGACATGACACAATACGCGGAACTAGCTGATTGGTCATAAGGATCTATGAAGACGCTGCTCGTTACCGGCGGTGCCGGTTTTATCGGTGCAAATTTCGTCCTCCAGTCCGTTGCCGTAGGGCATCGCGTCATCAATCTGGACAAGCTTACGTACGCCGGGAATCTAGATACGCTCGCCTCTCTCGAAGGCAATGCCCGCCATATCTTCGCACACGGCGACATTGGCAATCGCGCGTTGATCACCCAACTTCTTACCCAGCACAGGCCAGACGCCGTAATCAACTTTGCGGCCGAGTCCCATGTTGATCGCTCGATAGACGGCCCTGCAGCTTTCATCGAAACCAATGTGGTTGGCACACTGGGACTGCTTGAAAGCACGCGCGACTATTGGCGCAGTCTGGACAGCGCTGCTGCCTGTTCGTTCCGCTTCCTGCATGTATCAACCGACGAGGTCTACGGCTCGCTCGGCCCCGAGGGCAGCTTCAAAGAAACCACGCCCTATGCTCCCAATTCACCCTATTCGGCGTCGAAGGCTGCCTCGGACCATCTCGTCCGCGCATTCCATCACACCTATGGCCTGCCAACGCTGACAACCAATTGCTCCAACAATTACGGGCCTTACCAATTCCCTGAAAAACTGATTCCGCTAATCATCCAGAAGGCGCTGGCCGGCGAGGCACTGCCGGTCTATGGCGACGGGCTGAACATCCGCGACTGGCTGTATGTTGGGGATCACTGCACCGCCATCCAGCGGGTGCTCGAAGCGGGCTTGGTTGGCGAGACCTACAACGTGGGTGGCAACGCCGAGCGCGAGAACCTGACCGTCGTGAAGGCCATCTGCGCACTGCTGGACGAACGCCATCCGCTGGCAGACGGCCGTCGTCGCGAATCCCTCATCACCTTCGTCAAGGATCGCCCAGGACACGATCGTCGTTACGCTATCGATTCGTCGAAGCTGCAGAACGAGCTCGGCTGGCGCCCCTCGCAGACGTTTGAATCGGGCATCGCCCATACCGTCGATTGGTATCTGGAAAACAAAGCGTGGACTTCTCGTGTGCTTGACGGAAGCTATCGCATGGAGCGACTCGGCGTATGAGCAGCCAGAAGGGCATCATCCTCGCCGGTGGTTCCGGCACGCGGCTTTATCCCATTACTCAGGCAGTGAGCAAACAGCTGCTGCCCGTGTATGACAAGCCCATGATCTATTACCCACTCGCCACGCTCATGCTGGCGGGTATTCGCGACGTGCTGGTAATCAACACTCCGCACGAGCAGGCACTCTTTCAGCGCCTGTTAGGTGACGGTAGCCAATGGGGCATCAACATCTCCTACGCCGTCCAGCCGTCCCCGAACGGTCTGGCGGAGGCCTTCATCATTGGCCGCGACTTTGTCGGAAACAATCCCAGCTGTCTGGTGCTTGGCGACAACATCTTCTACGGCGTAGGTCTTACCGAACGTATGAAGCGCGCTGCGGCACGCGAGCACGGCGCAACAGTATTCGGCTATTGGGTCAAGGATCCTGAGCGCTATGGCGTGGCTGAATTCGACGCTGCGGGCAAGGTGATCGGTCTGGAGGAAAAGCCGGCCGAGCCGAAGTCCCACTACGCGGTGACTGGACTGTACTTCTACGACAATCGCGCCCCCGACTTCGCCGCGAACCTGAAGCCCTCAGTGCGCGGCGAGCTGGAAATCACGGATCTCAACCGCTGCTATCTCGACGACGAGTCGTTGCATTTGGAGCAATTGGGTCGAGGCTACGCCTGGCTGGATACGGGCACCCACGAGTCCCTGATGGAAGCTGGCGATTACATCCAGACCATCGAGAACCGGCAAGGCCTGAAGGTCTGCTGCCCTGAAGAGATCGCTTACATCAAAAAGTGGATCGATGCAGAGCAATTGCTGCGACTTGCAGCCCCGCTCTCCAAGACGGGTTATGGGCAGTACCTCCAGAACCTGACCAAACAAGGCTACGTTGGATGAAGTTCATCGAAACATCGCTACCCGGCTGCGTTGTGATCGAACCGCAAGTGTTCGGCGACTCGCGCGGGTTTTTCTACGAGAGCTACAACGAGGCCAAGTATCGCGAGGCGGGCATCGACAGGCGATTCGTGCAGTCGAACGTCTCCCGCTCGGCACGCGGGGTGTTGCGTGGCCTGCACTACCAGTGGCCACATCCGCAGGGAAAGCTCGTCAGCGTCCTGGAGGGTGAAGTCTTTGATGTCGCGGTGGATATCCGTCGCGGCTCCCCGACATTCGGCCAGTGGGCGGGCGTAATGCTCACTGCGGAGAACCATCGGCACTTCTGGATCCCTGAAGGTTTCGCGCACGGTTTTTGCGTGCTGTCCGAATTCGCCACGTTCTCGTACCAGTGCACGGACCTCTACGATGCCAAGGCGGATGGCGGCGTTCGCTGGAACGATCCGGCGATCGGCATCGACTGGCCGATCAGCTCCCCGCTTCTTTCGGACAAGGACGGCAAGGCTCCCTTGCTCGCCGATGTATCGCCGGACCGACTGCCGGAGTACCAGGCTTGAAGATCCTGCTGCTAGGTGCCAACGGGCAGCTCGGACAGACCTTTCTGAAGGAGAGCGCCCTCACGACATTTGGTGAGGTAGTGCCGGTGACCCGAGACGGCCAGCTTTCAGGCGGGATGACGGGAGTAGCGGGTGACCTTTCTTCACCTGAAGGCATGACTGCTGTGCTTGATCGCGTCCAACCGGATGTGATCATCAATGCCGCGGCTTTTACGGCTGTGGATCGCGCAGAGCAGGAAGAAAAGCTTGCAACGCGGGTCAACGGTGAATCCGTTGGCGCCATCGGAGCCTGGGCGGCATCAAACGACGCTCTGGTCCTGCACTATTCCACCGATTATGTTTTCGATGGAAGCAGTGCGGAGCCTTATGCCGTCGATGCGGCGACTGCCCCCCTCGGAGCCTATGGCCGCAGCAAGCTGGCCGGTGAACGGGCCCTTGCCGGGAGCGGTGCGCGCCACATGATTTTTCGTACGGCATGGGTCTACGCCGCACATGGCCACAACTTCCTACGCACCATGCTTCGACTGGGTGCCGAACGTGACGAGTTGCGTATCGTGGCCGACCAGCACGGCGCGCCAACCTCAACGGGCCTGATCGTGCGCGGCACGCTGGCTGCACTGGATGTGTGGAGCAAAGCCTCTGGCAACGAACGCAGCAAGCTTGAAGGCACCCACCATCTCGTGGCCAGCGGAACCACCACGTGGCATGGCTTTGCCGTGGCCATCTTCGATGAAGCATTTCGCCGGGGCCTCATAGCAAAGAAACCCGTCGTCACCCCGATTGACACGGCTGACTTCCCCACCCCTGCGAAGCGACCTGCCTATTCGGTGCTGGAAAACGCCGATTTTCAGAAGCGGTTTGGTTTTGTCTTGCCGGACTGGCAGCAAGGCCTGCTCGATGTCATGGGCGAACTTTCCATCCCTACGCACTGAACACTTATGCTCATTCCGCTCATCCTCAGTGGTGGTTCAGGCACACGGCTATGGCCCGTGTCCCGGCGCAACCTGCCCAAGCAATTCCTATCACTGGCGGGCCGGGGGACGTTGTTTCAGCAAACGATTAACCGCACGCGGCTACTCCCCAACGTTGGCTCGCCGATCGTGGTCGCCAGCGAAGATCATCGCTTCCTTGCCGCCGAGCAGTTGCTCGAGTCAGGCATCGAAGGCGCGACCATCGTGCTCGAACCCATGGGCCGCAACACTGCTCCCGCGATTGCCCTGGGTGCCTTGCAGGCGATCGAGCGCGACCCCGATGCATTGCTACTGGTCCTTCCCGCCGACCATCTGATCGGCGAAACCGACAGCTTTATCCAGGGCGTCAACCTTGCGCTGCCTGCAGCGCGCGACGGATCGCTGGTGACCTTCGGCATTCGCCCGGATCGCCCGGAAACCGGGT
The nucleotide sequence above comes from Dyella telluris. Encoded proteins:
- the rfbC gene encoding dTDP-4-dehydrorhamnose 3,5-epimerase, translated to MKFIETSLPGCVVIEPQVFGDSRGFFYESYNEAKYREAGIDRRFVQSNVSRSARGVLRGLHYQWPHPQGKLVSVLEGEVFDVAVDIRRGSPTFGQWAGVMLTAENHRHFWIPEGFAHGFCVLSEFATFSYQCTDLYDAKADGGVRWNDPAIGIDWPISSPLLSDKDGKAPLLADVSPDRLPEYQA
- the rfbA gene encoding glucose-1-phosphate thymidylyltransferase RfbA yields the protein MSSQKGIILAGGSGTRLYPITQAVSKQLLPVYDKPMIYYPLATLMLAGIRDVLVINTPHEQALFQRLLGDGSQWGINISYAVQPSPNGLAEAFIIGRDFVGNNPSCLVLGDNIFYGVGLTERMKRAAAREHGATVFGYWVKDPERYGVAEFDAAGKVIGLEEKPAEPKSHYAVTGLYFYDNRAPDFAANLKPSVRGELEITDLNRCYLDDESLHLEQLGRGYAWLDTGTHESLMEAGDYIQTIENRQGLKVCCPEEIAYIKKWIDAEQLLRLAAPLSKTGYGQYLQNLTKQGYVG
- the rfbD gene encoding dTDP-4-dehydrorhamnose reductase; the protein is MKILLLGANGQLGQTFLKESALTTFGEVVPVTRDGQLSGGMTGVAGDLSSPEGMTAVLDRVQPDVIINAAAFTAVDRAEQEEKLATRVNGESVGAIGAWAASNDALVLHYSTDYVFDGSSAEPYAVDAATAPLGAYGRSKLAGERALAGSGARHMIFRTAWVYAAHGHNFLRTMLRLGAERDELRIVADQHGAPTSTGLIVRGTLAALDVWSKASGNERSKLEGTHHLVASGTTTWHGFAVAIFDEAFRRGLIAKKPVVTPIDTADFPTPAKRPAYSVLENADFQKRFGFVLPDWQQGLLDVMGELSIPTH
- a CDS encoding phosphomannomutase, with the protein product MSLKSFKAYDIRGRVPDELNEDLARRIGNATAQLLGPGPIVLGRDVRLSSPALQDALAEGITASGRDVIDIGLCGTEEVYFQTAHLRAAGGIMVTASHNPIDYNGLKLVREGSRPISGDSGLFTIRNNVAAGRCVETITHGTVRVVTDKSAYIAHLLTYVDAASLKPLRIVTNPGNGGAGLVIDELASHLPFEFLRIQHEPNGHFPHGIPNPLLPENRQATADAVRAHGADFGIAWDGDFDRCFFFDASGRFIEGYYLVGLLATALLAKHPGEKIIHDPRLTWNTIEMVTTAGGIPVQSKTGHAFIKERMRAENAVYGGEMSAHHYFRDFAYCDSGMIPWLLIAGLISRTGQPLASMVEDRMQAFPCSGEINFKVGDAETAIERVLAHYASLAPVMDRTDGISADFGSWRFNLRSSNTEPLLRLNVEARADAGQLERQVAQITALLGAA
- a CDS encoding glycoside hydrolase family 99-like domain-containing protein codes for the protein MPLFDLAKRQVFQLLRAGFRLMPMPVATRDRWRQRFLDRYAGMVPTGPRGRAPVGSSRRPLQRAVEHAIGHVPRRKEPLPSPLPATLVAFYLPQFHAIPENDTWWGAGFTEWRNVTRALPQYEGHAQPRLPSELGFYDLRQQDVMRKQMQLAREYGIGAFCTYFYWFAGTTLLEAPLRQWLASADLDLPICLCWANENWSRRWDGRAEDVLIGQQHSAEDDLAFIAHVAAYLKDPRYLRVEGKPMLLVYRPGLLPSPEETAVRWRAWCRDNGIGEIHLAYVQSFDRVDPASIGFDAAVEFPPNNTSLNPITSEQQLINPDFAGDVLDWRELVRNATGAAKPSYVLYPSVNPGWDNEPRRSGRGRVLAHASPRAYRDWLRHAVSVAQARSPRTPMVFINAWNEWAEGAVLEPDVRLGYAWLDATRAALLPSREGTDKRPCAVVHAWYAEVLDDVIPSLNASALNWRLVITTAPERERDIRTRLKALGVDAEIHVFENRGRDILPFLHVADRLLNEGVDVVLKLHTKQSVHREDGSQWRDELLHSLTAANRASRIVEAFARNPQLGLVTPEGHSQPLEHFWGANETNVRALCVRLGLSQPAPGSEFVAGSMFWVRLAALRPLLDAHMAPWEFEHEAGQIDGTTAHAVERLFSLATLSAGFATSDAARLCGLAPGAPHRPYPYARRTR
- the rfbB gene encoding dTDP-glucose 4,6-dehydratase produces the protein MKTLLVTGGAGFIGANFVLQSVAVGHRVINLDKLTYAGNLDTLASLEGNARHIFAHGDIGNRALITQLLTQHRPDAVINFAAESHVDRSIDGPAAFIETNVVGTLGLLESTRDYWRSLDSAAACSFRFLHVSTDEVYGSLGPEGSFKETTPYAPNSPYSASKAASDHLVRAFHHTYGLPTLTTNCSNNYGPYQFPEKLIPLIIQKALAGEALPVYGDGLNIRDWLYVGDHCTAIQRVLEAGLVGETYNVGGNAERENLTVVKAICALLDERHPLADGRRRESLITFVKDRPGHDRRYAIDSSKLQNELGWRPSQTFESGIAHTVDWYLENKAWTSRVLDGSYRMERLGV
- a CDS encoding glycosyltransferase, giving the protein MALRGWRGTLARMRQEFERRPALDDSLQVAPLDVPFEPFSLPTSECPQVSVVIPVYGKLPYTVACLRSLQRHAPDAAFELIVVDDASPDDSAASLARIEGLRLLSNETNLGFIGSCNAGAQVARGEFLLFLNNDTQVLPQWLDGLLACFAEQADCGIAGSKLVYPDGRLQEAGGLVFADGGCWNAGRFEQRDAPAWQCRREVDYVSGASLLIRKEVFLRVGGFDTRYAPAYYEDTDLAFAVRQLGLKVYYEPASVIAHYEGISAGTDLASGMKRHQAPNQAKFLAKWETALASQPPPGTALAQALRWRRRGRVLVADSMTPDPTRDSGSLRLCAILKLLAAQGWSTSFLPDDGSASESEIRMLGTLGTEVLCRPWVSNLPTWLREHGPELNAVILCRHTVAGQYAALVRKYAPQARLVFDTVDLHFLREQRAAELSGNSSLARQAQASRKSELALIREADITFVVSPHEQALLALELPAARVELLSNIHDVYGCRRPYTERRDLVFIGGVGHPPNADAVRWIASEILPVLRSRIPDIRIHVLGDITEEAKRELAVPGLELHGRVPDLTPWLDGALASLAPLRFGAGVKGKINMAMGHGLPVIATRIAIEGMQLEPGVDVLVAEDPADFAVEASRLASDEGLWTVLSRNGLRNVDEHFSPRVAAATLHRVLD
- a CDS encoding electron transfer flavoprotein subunit alpha/FixB family protein, whose protein sequence is MSKILVIAEHLDGKLNSSTARAVSAAAAIKPEAIDVLVLADNVSAIAADAAMIESVSRVLTIARAENAHPLAAVLAPQIAKAAAGYSHVFAPSTTFGKDVLPRVAALLGVAQVSDVMSVEGAHTFKRPIYAGNAIITVEADANSTVVATIRTASWAAAASGANSAPVEALNIDVALPSHSRFVELQSGKSDRPDLQSASKVVSGGRGVGSKENFEIIFKFADKIGAAVGASRAAVDAGYVPSDLQVGQTGKIIAPELYMAIGISGAIQHLTGIKDAGTIVAINKDGEAPIFEIADIGLVGDLFKIIPELEQAL
- a CDS encoding electron transfer flavoprotein subunit beta/FixA family protein; translated protein: MKIIVGYKRVVDYNVRIQVKPDGTGVVTDGVKLSANPFDDIALEEALRLREKGVAEEVVVVGIGPADLTAHLRNGLAMGANRAIHVVTTDAVQPLTAARIFQKLIEKEQPGLVILGKQAIDDDANQTGQMLAALWDRPQATFASKVEITDGKATVTREVDAGLEVIEAELPAVITTDLRLNEPRFIKLPDIMKAKSKPIDTIEFGSLGVEANDHLKTTHYAAPAKRSKGVMVKDAAELVAALKQKGLL